CAACGCATCATCGACGCGTGCGAGCTGGAATCAGAAGGGGCTTATACCTCAGTTGGCACTTATCCCTGCGCCGAGATGGGCAAACTCATCGGCGCTGTGTCCAACACCACGGGCCGTTGCCCGGCCACGTTGCTGAAGGCCTTCGGCCATCATCTGGCCGGGTCATTCAAGCAAGGCTATCCCGCCTATTTCGAAGTCGATGACTTTTTCGATTTCGTAGAGTCCATAGATTCTCACATTCATGTGGAAGTCCAGAAGCTCTACGTGGATGCGGAGCTCCCGGAGTTTCACATCATCATGCGGACGGACGATACGCTGGTCGTCGATTACATCTCATCACGGGCCCTTGAGCATCTGGCGTTCGGTCTTCTGGAGGCTTCGGCTCAAGCCTTCGGAGAGACCATCGCCATTGCCATGACGCCGAGAGGTGACGGT
This genomic interval from Thalassovita mediterranea contains the following:
- a CDS encoding heme NO-binding domain-containing protein, which encodes MKGVVFTEFLDHVEAELGVIQTQRIIDACELESEGAYTSVGTYPCAEMGKLIGAVSNTTGRCPATLLKAFGHHLAGSFKQGYPAYFEVDDFFDFVESIDSHIHVEVQKLYVDAELPEFHIIMRTDDTLVVDYISSRALEHLAFGLLEASAQAFGETIAIAMTPRGDGASRVVRFQLERRQQ